The Apium graveolens cultivar Ventura chromosome 11, ASM990537v1, whole genome shotgun sequence genome has a window encoding:
- the LOC141697208 gene encoding uncharacterized protein LOC141697208, producing MSETVVVVEHLPVNPCCLLWQQQVSKLKEELSVSKAKLNQSTKARKALRKAIRILEPQNLMLKKECEGEKKRAEVREKEISVLRSEIFALKQKVGLGSEGLREKAGILQASESEGEKHIYKGREAWNIGEDDLAMPGKLQTENRELKMKDSAILVSAEEEISSLKSQITSLQQQLVPGAQDLHKDLVAQDADEEVTLLQEPVFKRETEISRLTELLEKFKHKADCADKDSEEERKKANDICPAEYVLAGDKIEIKIKESSVRVPLENEMPSLETQVPLLKQRAVSGAQDSSRAEDAEKEIIQRDREINRLKESLLKENTRPYSEMTKSYGERKTDDAENCRAGKLYTDKKAEEKQKELSLGHGFKAEVSALKSQIEFPQKGNGVRIETKVPRLFQAQVSEEQTELNQLKKLLENERNRADTEATKAKEGMQKASEAQKMVKTEKSRADEERRHAAKEKKRAEETSLQLGRLRAEVEVLRSNLVSETLKFEETSKKLETEKQKVIEEKQRRYNETTKAEENSRVLEMTKRRLVEEKFLADCLSLQMKDDRHGLGKLQEGIAEHASFTKNVMGDDSVKKTGFRTGIFNSLPQLEVIHRESGVSKLIMDCIQCRGLTKKLKEVKLKAKREKTLVDTEMAKAEELRKIVRTYCGNGIQNKRQFEELAHELEDNRCKTDELKKAIHELMSSGVLSNPLVNNSRNTDRRVKLLKKELKIGKMEVKHAKEVVSFEKGRNLLLQQEIWRIKKECSRISDHFDSLEKCFLRDVGLDDLKKKCNISRGRGLNLKRKFLEEEPCQNSDA from the exons ATGTCCGAGACTGTTGTGGTTGTGGAACATCTCCCTGTCAACCCCTGCTGCCTCCTg TGGCAACAGCAAGTATCTAAGCTAAAAGAGGAACTTTCCGTATCCAAAGCCAAGCTCAACCAGTCGACGAAAGCTCGAAAAGCTCTTAGAAAGGCTATACGTATTTTAGAACCCCAGAATCTTATGCTCAAGAAAG AATGCGAGGGAGAGAAAAAACGAGCAGAAGTCAGAGAGAAGGAAATATCTGTTTTGAGGTCTGAGATATTCGCTTTAAAGCAAAAGGTTGGTTTAGGATCCGAAGGTTTGCGTGAAAAAGCTGGAATTCTGCAGGCAAGTGAGTCTGAAGGAGAGAAGCATATTTATAAGGGTCGTGAAGCATGGAATATAGGGGAGGATGACTTAGCTATGCCGGGGAAATTGCAAACAGAAAATAGAGAGTTGAAAATGAAAGATTCGGCTATCTTAGTTTCTGCGGAGGAAGAAATCTCTTCACTGAAGTCCCAAATAACATCATTACAGCAACAGCTTGTTCCAGGAGCTCAAGACCTGCACAAGGACTTAGTAGCTCAAGATGCGGATGAAGAAGTAACTCTTCTTCAAGAGCCCGTCTTTAAAAGAGAAACAGAAATAAGTCGCCTAACAGAGCTTCTTGAGAAATTTAAACACAAAGCAGATTGTGCAGATAAGGATTCCGAGGAAGAAAGGAAAAAAGCCAATGACATTTGTCCGGCTGAATACGTGCTTGCAGGGGATAAAATAGAGATAAAAATAAAAGAATCGTCTGTACGAGTTCCGTTAGAGAATGAAATGCCTTCATTGGAGACTCAGGTACCACTTTTGAAGCAACGTGCTGTCTCAGGGGCTCAAGATTCATCCAGAGCTGAAGATGCGGAAAAAGAAATAATACAAAGAGACAGAGAAATTAATCGGCTGAAAGAGTCTCTTCTAAAAGAGAATACTAGACCGTACTCCGAGATGACAAAAAGTTATGGAGAGAGGAAAACAGATGATGCAGAAAATTGTAGAGCTGGAAAATTATACACGGACAAAAAGGCAGAAGAAAAACAAAAGGAACTGTCTCTTGGACATGGTTTCAAGGCTGAAGTATCTGCATTGAAGTCTCAAATTGAATTTCCGCAGAAAGGAAATGGAGTTCGAATTGAGACAAAAGTACCAAGATTGTTTCAAGCACAAGTATCTGAAGAGCAGACTGAATTAAATCAGCTCAAGAAACTTCTCGAGAACGAGAGAAACAGAGCAGATACTGAAGCGACAAAAGCAAAAGAAGGGATGCAGAAAGCTAGTGAAGCACAGAAGATGGTAAAGACTGAAAAAAGTAGGGCTGATGAAGAACGAAGGCATGCTGCCAAGGAGAAGAAAAGGGCTGAGGAAACTTCACTTCAGTTGGGGAGGTTAAGGGCTGAGGTTGAAGTCCTACGATCAAATTTGGTTTCAGAGACATTGAAGTTTGAGGAAACAAGTAAAAAACTTGAGACAGAAAAACAGAAGGTTATAGAAGAAAAACAACGCAGATATAATGAGACGACTAAAGCCGAAGAAAACAGTAGAGTTTTAGAAATGACTAAGAGGCGTCTCGTTGAAGAAAAATTTCTTGCTGATTGTTTATCTCTACAAATGAAAGATGATAGACATGGCCTTGGGAAATTACAGGAGGGAATAGCTGAACATGCATCCTTTACAAAAAATGTCATGGGTGACGATTCTGTTAAAAAAACGGGTTTTAGAACAGGAATCTTTAATAGTTTGCCTCAATTAGAGGTGATACATAGAGAATCTGGGGTTTCAAAATTAATAATGGATTGTATTCAATGTAGAGGATTGACCAAAAAACTCAAGGAAGTAAAACTGAAGGCAAAAAGAGAAAAAACGTTGGTAGATACAGAGATGGCTAAAGCAGAAGAGCTGAGAAAGATTGTCAGAACATATTGTGGGAATGGGATACAGAATAAAAGGCAGTTTGAGGAGTTAGCTCATGAGCTAGAAGACAACAGATGTAAGACAGATGAACTAAAGAAGGCGATACATGAACTTATGTCCTCGGGAGTATTGAGCAATCCTCTTGTTAATAACAGCAGAAATACGGATAGAAGAGTAAAGCTGTTAAAAAAAGAATTAAAGATTGGTAAAATGGAAGTCAAGCATGCTAAAGAAGTTGTTAGCTTTGAAAAGGGTCGTAATCTTTTACTCCAACAAGAAATATGGCGCATAAAGAAGGAATGTTCTCGGATCTCCGATCACTTTGACTCTTTAGAAAAGTGTTTCTTACGGGATGTAGGTTTAGATGATCTGAAAAAG AAGTGCAATATTTCTAGAGGGCGAGGTTTGAATTTGAAAAGGAAATTCTTGGAGGAGGAACCATGTCAGAACTCAGATGCTTAG